A single Quadrisphaera setariae DNA region contains:
- a CDS encoding DUF5703 family protein: MEQIPSPRTSGRRPGRSDVEYEYRTITLSRDTSRSEARRLLTEAAEHGHWELSRVRLYLGGRRQVQLRRRIVRVVRPS, from the coding sequence ATGGAGCAGATCCCTTCGCCCCGCACCAGCGGCCGACGCCCCGGCCGGTCCGACGTCGAGTACGAGTACCGCACGATCACGCTGTCCCGCGACACCTCCCGCAGCGAGGCGCGGCGGCTCCTCACGGAGGCCGCCGAGCACGGGCACTGGGAGCTGTCGCGGGTGCGCCTCTACCTGGGCGGGCGGCGCCAGGTGCAGCTGAGGCGGCGCATCGTCAGAGTGGTCCGTCCCAGCTGA
- a CDS encoding aldo/keto reductase — protein MEQRTLGRSGLRVSALGLGTMGWGSDGVTDAHEARDLLVPFVEAGGSLVDTADVYGGGAAEQLLGELLGDVVPREDVVLVTKSGRGRRPGPDTSARALLAGLDASLARLGTDHVDVWMVHAWDGCTPPEEVVSAQARALSSGRARYAGVGDHAGWQLATAAAAARAAGQPLAAAGVELSVLAGDHADVLPAAAHHGLGVLAWAPLGRGVLTGKYRSTTPSDSRAASEHLAAWVQPYLGTGSRRVAQAVATAADGLGVAPLEVALAWVRDHPGVASAVVGARTPGQLLGSLAADELELPAEIRAVLDELSAG, from the coding sequence GTGGAGCAGCGCACCCTCGGAAGGTCGGGTCTGCGCGTCTCGGCGCTCGGCCTCGGCACCATGGGTTGGGGCAGTGACGGCGTGACCGACGCCCACGAGGCGCGCGACCTGCTCGTGCCCTTCGTGGAGGCCGGCGGCAGCCTCGTCGACACCGCCGACGTCTACGGCGGCGGCGCCGCCGAGCAGCTGCTCGGTGAGCTCCTCGGCGACGTCGTCCCGCGCGAGGACGTGGTGCTGGTGACGAAGTCCGGCCGCGGCCGCCGCCCCGGCCCCGACACCTCCGCCCGCGCCCTGCTCGCCGGGCTGGACGCCTCGCTGGCGCGCCTGGGCACCGACCACGTGGACGTGTGGATGGTGCACGCCTGGGACGGGTGCACCCCGCCAGAGGAGGTCGTCTCCGCCCAGGCCCGCGCCCTGAGCAGCGGCAGGGCCCGCTACGCCGGCGTCGGGGACCACGCGGGGTGGCAGCTGGCCACCGCCGCGGCCGCGGCGCGCGCCGCCGGCCAGCCGCTGGCCGCCGCGGGCGTGGAGCTCAGCGTCCTCGCCGGCGACCACGCCGACGTGCTTCCCGCTGCCGCCCACCACGGGCTCGGTGTGCTCGCGTGGGCGCCGCTGGGGCGCGGGGTGCTCACGGGCAAGTACCGCTCGACCACGCCGTCGGACTCGCGGGCCGCCTCCGAGCACCTCGCCGCCTGGGTGCAGCCCTACCTGGGCACCGGGTCGCGCCGGGTGGCGCAGGCCGTGGCCACCGCCGCGGACGGGCTGGGGGTGGCTCCCCTGGAGGTGGCCCTGGCGTGGGTGCGCGACCACCCCGGGGTGGCGAGCGCCGTCGTGGGCGCCCGCACCCCGGGCCAGCTGCTCGGCAGCCTCGCGGCCGACGAGCTGGAGCTCCCCGCGGAGATCCGCGCGGTGCTCGACGAGCTCAGCGCCGGCTGA